The Anabaena sp. WA102 genome contains a region encoding:
- the ldpA gene encoding circadian clock protein LdpA, which produces MTDLLAPLQSLKHGNWFKLICGASFQHLPAVRNLTLAYTLAGADCIDVAADPAVIAATQEALLVAQTLTDDAQKRGFAFTGDLPLLMVSLNDGEDPHFRKAEFNYQDCPSDCPRPCEKICPAQAILFNNTKDDFSGVISEKCYGCGRCIPICPYGIIYTKSYVSTPGAIAPLIISTGIEAIEIHTQVGRLAQFQRLWDAMTPWVDQLKLVAISCNDGEGLIDYLQAIYNLIVPRPQFLIWQTDGRSMSGDIGDGTTIATIKLGQKVLTANLPGYVQLAGGTNSYTVPKLRGMGLLNDFRLPILDFGLEEHNLKSKIQNPKSKIAGVGYGSYARVLLSPILDQLENKEVINTDSQGNIPLEEEPELLWEAVRLAHTLVSQIKSGQ; this is translated from the coding sequence GTGACTGATTTATTAGCCCCTTTACAATCCCTAAAACACGGTAACTGGTTCAAGTTAATTTGCGGAGCCAGTTTCCAACATCTTCCTGCGGTCAGAAATCTCACGTTAGCGTACACTTTGGCTGGTGCTGACTGTATAGATGTGGCAGCAGATCCGGCTGTCATTGCTGCTACTCAGGAGGCTTTATTGGTAGCACAAACCTTAACAGATGATGCTCAGAAGCGAGGCTTTGCCTTTACGGGTGATTTGCCTTTGTTGATGGTCAGCCTCAATGATGGTGAAGATCCGCATTTTCGGAAGGCTGAGTTTAATTATCAGGACTGTCCTAGTGATTGTCCTAGACCATGTGAGAAAATTTGTCCAGCCCAAGCAATTTTATTTAACAATACCAAAGATGATTTTTCTGGAGTGATTTCTGAAAAATGTTATGGATGTGGCCGTTGCATTCCTATCTGTCCTTATGGTATAATTTATACAAAATCTTATGTATCAACGCCAGGGGCAATCGCACCATTGATTATATCAACTGGAATAGAAGCTATAGAAATTCATACTCAAGTAGGGCGGTTGGCACAATTCCAACGGTTATGGGACGCAATGACACCTTGGGTAGACCAATTAAAATTGGTAGCCATCAGTTGTAACGATGGAGAAGGGTTAATTGATTACCTACAAGCTATTTACAATTTGATTGTCCCCCGTCCCCAGTTTCTGATTTGGCAGACTGATGGACGTTCTATGAGTGGTGATATTGGTGATGGTACTACCATAGCCACAATAAAATTAGGACAAAAAGTTTTGACAGCAAACCTACCGGGATATGTGCAGTTAGCAGGCGGCACTAATAGCTACACCGTTCCCAAATTGCGGGGAATGGGACTGCTTAATGATTTTAGATTGCCGATTTTAGATTTTGGATTAGAAGAACACAATCTAAAATCCAAAATCCAAAATCCAAAATCCAAAATAGCCGGGGTTGGCTATGGTAGTTACGCTCGTGTATTGCTGTCACCCATTCTTGACCAGTTGGAAAACAAGGAGGTGATTAACACTGATAGTCAAGGCAATATTCCCTTAGAAGAAGAACCGGAATTACTGTGGGAGGCTGTAAGGCTTGCCCATACTCTCGTTTCCCAGATTAAGTCTGGGCAGTAA